A window of Thalassophryne amazonica chromosome 21, fThaAma1.1, whole genome shotgun sequence contains these coding sequences:
- the il17a/f3 gene encoding interleukin 17a/f3, translated as MMLGLRVLLLLGVAMLPHVVSKKDSVMFGKGTKLNGRKVRLIMDASIQHHILSMSSATLANTSLSPWTYRDSCDESRLPRKISHAQCLTSGCLSLQGEGEDFALEAKPIYYPMLVLRRIPLQKEKLKGRRKIRRRKYDLRLGLEVVTVGCTCVRPSVVHGTNV; from the exons GGTTTAAGAGTGTTGCTGTTGCTGGGCGTGGCCATGCTTCCCCATGTTGTCTCTAAAAAGGATTCGGTAATGTTTGGGAAGGGAACCAAACTAAATGGAAGGAAAGTAAGACTGATCATGGATGCTTCAATACAGCATCACATCCTCAGCATGTCAAGCGCAACTCTTGCCAACACGTCACTGTCACCGTGGACCTACAG AGACTCGTGTGACGAGTCCCGGCTGCCCAGGAAGATCTCCCATGCTCAATGCCTCACATCTGGATGCCTGAGCCTCCagggagaaggtgaagattttgCCCTGGAGGCCAAACCGATCTATTACCCCATGCTGGTCCTCCGCAG AATTCCTTTGCAGAAGGAGAAATTAAAGGGAAGGAGGAAGATCAGACGGAGGAAGTATGACCTCAGGCTGGGGTTGGAGGTCGTCACAGTCGGCTGTACCTGTGTGAGGCCCAGTGTTGTCCACGGCACTAAtgtataa
- the stmn4 gene encoding stathmin-4: MTLAAYKEKMKELPLVSLFCTCLNPQTLEKTSYKAEDAVDLGWCVIKDVEVIELNKRASGQAFEVILKPPCFDGVPELNASMPQRRDPSLEEIQKKLEAAEERRKCQEAELLKHLAEKREHEREVIQKAFEENNNFIKNAKEKLEQKMEANKENREALLAAMLERLQEKDKHAEEVRKNKELKEEACR, encoded by the exons ATGACACTGGCAG CCTACAAAGAGAAGATGAAAGAGCTCCCCCTGGTGTCTCTGTTCTGCACCTGCCTGAACCCACAGACTCTAGAAAAAACATCATACAAGGCAGAAG ATGCAGTGGACCTGGGATGGTGCGTCATCAAAGACGTGGAGGTGATTGAGCTGAACAAGCGGGCATCCGGTCAGGCCTTTGAGGTCATCCTGAAACCCCCGTGCTTTGATGGCGTGCCAGAGCTCAACGCCTCCATGCCGCAGCGCCGTGACCCCTCCCTGGAGGAGATCCAGAAAAAACTGGAAGCTGCTGAGGAGAGACGAAAG TGCCAGGAGGCTGAGCTGCTGAAGCACCTGGCGGAGAAGAGGGAGCACGAGCGTGAGGTGATCCAGAAGGCCTTTGAGGAGAACAACAACTTCATCAAGAACGCCAAAGAGAAGCTGGAGCAGAAGATGGAGGCCAACAAGGAGAACAGGGAGGCCCTGTTGGCTGCCATGCTTGAGAGGCTGCAAGAGAAG gacAAGCATGCAGAGGAAGTGAGGAAGAACAAGGAACTGAAGGAGGAAGCATGCCGGTAG